The Pseudodesulfovibrio sp. zrk46 genome contains a region encoding:
- a CDS encoding amino acid ABC transporter ATP-binding protein: MDQQPIIEISGLNKWFGDNHVLKGIDINIHPSEVLCVIGASGSGKSTLLRCVNYLETFDQGHVKINGWEVTGDEKRINSLRARVGMVFQHFNLFPHMTVLGNVIEGPTQVKGMNKKEAKEIGRYFLNKVGLSDKEKAYPNTLSGGQKQRVAIARALAMEPDVMLFDEPTSALDPELVGEVLSVMKELAEDGMTMMIVTHEMGFAREVADSVAFMDEGVILEKDAPTAMFDAPVEARTQEFLSQIL, encoded by the coding sequence ATGGATCAACAACCGATTATTGAAATTTCCGGCCTGAACAAATGGTTCGGAGACAACCATGTCCTCAAGGGAATCGATATCAATATCCACCCTTCCGAAGTCCTCTGCGTCATTGGCGCCAGCGGCTCGGGCAAATCGACCTTGCTTCGCTGCGTAAATTATCTGGAAACGTTTGACCAAGGCCATGTTAAGATCAATGGCTGGGAAGTGACCGGTGACGAAAAGCGCATCAATTCACTGCGGGCCCGCGTCGGCATGGTTTTTCAGCACTTCAACCTGTTTCCCCACATGACCGTGCTCGGCAACGTCATCGAGGGGCCCACGCAGGTCAAAGGAATGAACAAGAAAGAGGCCAAGGAAATCGGCCGATACTTTCTGAACAAAGTCGGCCTGAGTGATAAGGAAAAGGCATACCCGAACACTCTTTCCGGCGGCCAAAAACAACGTGTCGCCATAGCTCGGGCACTGGCCATGGAGCCGGACGTCATGCTCTTCGACGAACCCACATCGGCACTGGACCCGGAGCTTGTGGGTGAAGTTCTCTCTGTCATGAAAGAGCTCGCCGAAGATGGAATGACGATGATGATTGTAACCCATGAAATGGGATTTGCCCGTGAAGTCGCCGACAGTGTGGCTTTCATGGATGAGGGCGTGATCCTGGAAAAGGATGCACCGACGGCCATGTTTGATGCCCCCGTCGAAGCCCGGACTCAGGAGTTCCTGAGTCAGATACTCTAA
- a CDS encoding YitT family protein — protein sequence MSGSSRSELGKGPQFRFDVSYSVWWNLFLITTGSLIVTIGIKSLAVPYEFIPAGVFGLATLAYYMTDTLTPGWLNLILNIPLFLFAWFKVSRRFFLYSAYATIVTTVFYDTVTVHMPVHSELYAAIASGVITGFGAGLVLRSLGSNGGLDVIAVYLYQRFNLGIGRIYLLFNTLLFSFSLLRLPLDIVIVSLIMVFITSVVVEQTLSLFSQRKVVFIISKMADSISDDILYKLKQSATFLKGFGAFSRQEKNVLMTVVNNVQLKKLEEITFTHDENALFIVENTFSVIGASFSRRKIY from the coding sequence ATGTCTGGTTCAAGCAGGTCGGAACTCGGTAAAGGGCCGCAATTCCGATTTGATGTTTCATATTCGGTCTGGTGGAATCTGTTTCTCATCACAACCGGCAGCCTGATTGTCACTATCGGCATCAAAAGCCTGGCTGTCCCCTATGAGTTCATCCCTGCCGGGGTATTCGGTCTGGCGACACTCGCCTATTACATGACCGACACGCTTACGCCCGGATGGCTCAACCTGATACTGAACATTCCACTGTTTCTGTTCGCATGGTTCAAGGTCAGCAGACGGTTCTTTTTATACAGTGCATACGCGACCATCGTCACTACCGTGTTCTATGACACTGTTACCGTTCATATGCCCGTACACAGTGAACTGTACGCGGCTATCGCCAGCGGCGTCATTACCGGTTTCGGCGCAGGCCTTGTGTTACGATCCCTTGGTTCGAATGGAGGATTGGATGTCATAGCAGTGTATCTTTACCAGCGGTTCAACCTTGGTATCGGACGCATTTATCTGCTCTTCAACACTCTTCTGTTCAGTTTCAGTTTGCTCAGACTCCCTCTGGACATCGTGATCGTTTCCTTGATCATGGTCTTCATTACTTCGGTTGTTGTCGAGCAGACGCTCTCACTATTCAGCCAACGAAAAGTGGTCTTCATCATCTCAAAAATGGCGGATTCCATCAGTGATGACATCCTCTACAAATTGAAACAGAGCGCCACTTTTCTTAAAGGATTCGGGGCGTTTTCCCGACAGGAAAAGAATGTGCTCATGACGGTTGTCAATAATGTACAGCTCAAGAAACTTGAAGAAATCACCTTCACTCACGACGAAAACGCGCTGTTCATCGTCGAGAACACCTTCTCTGTGATTGGTGCCAGTTTCTCGCGGAGGAAAATATACTAA
- a CDS encoding PAS and helix-turn-helix domain-containing protein → MDDNTTQIPTLADTGDVVEAWNDAIFYTDQSGVVVESNDVRLNYLPRTSLKNAFFWNVLALETRSLKETLKRFPPFNIHEISCCDGRSFLMRIIPLPETVAQEGGYVVIATDNQPMEALYESYEERLEDNITAWSDSITLFNAFFDMALDATFLIDDAGTIIAANTAAQKQHSRPEQGLSGEDFRRLLGKRFHAAILNAMHTIQAGKIWTETIVAIDGDGEGFPVEATLRKISFTDYSLFQLILHDLSEHLELQEDLQDQKAEVKEKEIALRQVIKSVEEERKEIREQLTSQVKKQMLPALERITTSDTPAVREGYKTVIEDQLVDLASESSGEFDSELLRLSPREMEVCQLIQLGRSGKEIAELLNMSFETVQTHRKNIRKKLGLRGRKASLFTYLRQKPSLV, encoded by the coding sequence ATGGATGACAACACAACCCAAATACCTACGCTGGCGGATACTGGAGATGTCGTTGAGGCATGGAATGACGCGATTTTTTACACCGATCAAAGCGGTGTTGTCGTTGAGTCCAACGACGTCCGACTCAACTATCTGCCTCGAACGTCACTAAAGAACGCTTTTTTCTGGAATGTGTTGGCATTGGAAACCAGATCTCTCAAAGAGACCCTCAAACGGTTTCCTCCATTCAATATCCATGAAATCAGTTGCTGCGACGGCCGAAGCTTTCTGATGCGGATCATCCCACTTCCAGAGACGGTTGCTCAGGAAGGAGGGTACGTTGTCATTGCCACCGACAACCAGCCCATGGAAGCGCTTTACGAAAGCTACGAAGAACGGCTGGAAGACAATATCACGGCCTGGTCCGACTCCATCACATTGTTCAACGCCTTTTTTGATATGGCGCTGGACGCGACCTTTCTTATCGACGATGCCGGCACCATCATCGCAGCCAATACCGCTGCTCAGAAGCAACACTCCAGGCCTGAGCAGGGGCTATCCGGAGAAGATTTCAGACGGTTACTGGGCAAACGCTTTCATGCCGCCATTCTCAACGCCATGCACACGATTCAAGCCGGAAAGATATGGACCGAAACGATTGTTGCCATAGACGGTGACGGAGAGGGATTCCCTGTCGAGGCAACCCTGCGCAAAATCAGCTTTACTGATTACTCGCTGTTCCAGCTCATACTTCATGACCTTTCCGAACACCTGGAACTCCAAGAGGACCTTCAGGATCAAAAGGCCGAGGTGAAGGAAAAAGAGATAGCACTACGGCAGGTCATCAAATCCGTGGAGGAGGAACGCAAGGAGATTCGGGAGCAACTGACCAGTCAGGTCAAGAAGCAGATGCTTCCGGCGCTTGAGCGTATTACGACTTCAGACACCCCGGCTGTCCGCGAAGGGTACAAGACCGTCATCGAAGACCAGCTCGTTGACCTTGCCAGCGAATCCTCTGGCGAATTCGATTCGGAACTACTGCGGCTTTCCCCCAGAGAGATGGAAGTATGCCAGCTCATCCAGTTGGGACGTAGCGGCAAAGAAATCGCTGAACTCCTCAACATGTCCTTTGAAACAGTTCAGACACATCGCAAGAACATCCGGAAAAAGCTGGGGCTGAGAGGCAGAAAGGCATCACTTTTCACCTATCTACGCCAGAAGCCCTCACTCGTCTAA
- a CDS encoding ADP-ribosylglycohydrolase family protein: MKQLSFKDRAAGALMGAWIGDALGVGPHWYYDLNEMRKDYGDWIDGYTTPKQGRYHDGLKAGELSQAGFILEMTVRSLVESGGYDQNDFCDRMDKDLFPLLNGEPANGPGGYTSQSIREAWRRRVEQKLPWTETGGHADTTEAIERTLAIAIRYALSPGELASTISRNTVLTQADDVVVSMTVAYGAVLAMLVQGHALDTDISSKLMTLVKRGELPFHAVTREGLKPPRPGDPDPPREGRFSSPDALLSPGYMAAAAKDQDIRIEPASKVSMVYGMPCAIYHMLPAAYYLAARFSDDFESAVLHSLNGGGQNLARTMLTGALAGAQVGLSGIPERFIEGLDRSQELLDLAGSLAGQAAKER, encoded by the coding sequence ATGAAACAGCTTAGTTTTAAAGACCGCGCGGCAGGCGCATTGATGGGAGCGTGGATTGGCGACGCTCTGGGCGTAGGGCCTCACTGGTACTATGACCTCAACGAGATGCGCAAAGACTACGGAGATTGGATCGATGGGTACACCACTCCGAAGCAGGGCCGATATCACGATGGCCTGAAGGCTGGGGAGCTCTCTCAGGCCGGATTCATTCTGGAGATGACGGTCCGATCACTTGTGGAGAGCGGCGGATACGATCAGAACGATTTTTGTGACCGCATGGACAAGGACCTTTTCCCTTTGCTCAACGGCGAACCTGCGAACGGTCCTGGCGGCTACACCAGTCAATCCATCCGCGAGGCATGGCGCCGACGGGTCGAGCAGAAATTGCCGTGGACAGAAACGGGCGGCCATGCCGACACGACCGAGGCCATCGAACGCACACTGGCCATTGCCATCCGATACGCCCTCTCGCCGGGAGAATTGGCAAGCACGATCAGCCGCAACACGGTGCTGACCCAGGCGGACGATGTGGTCGTCTCAATGACCGTGGCATATGGCGCAGTGCTCGCAATGCTTGTGCAAGGGCATGCGCTCGACACAGACATTTCTTCGAAGCTCATGACGTTGGTCAAACGCGGGGAGTTGCCCTTCCACGCAGTGACCCGTGAGGGACTCAAGCCTCCTCGTCCCGGCGATCCCGATCCGCCAAGGGAAGGACGCTTCTCCTCGCCTGACGCGCTGCTCTCACCCGGATACATGGCCGCCGCCGCAAAGGATCAGGACATCCGTATCGAGCCGGCGTCCAAGGTTTCCATGGTGTATGGCATGCCCTGCGCCATATACCACATGCTTCCTGCCGCATATTATCTGGCGGCAAGATTCTCAGACGACTTTGAATCCGCTGTGCTCCACTCCCTCAACGGCGGCGGACAGAATCTGGCGCGCACCATGCTGACGGGTGCGCTGGCCGGTGCGCAGGTGGGACTATCGGGTATCCCCGAGCGTTTTATTGAGGGGCTGGACCGCAGCCAAGAGCTGCTGGATTTGGCAGGCAGCCTGGCTGGACAAGCTGCGAAAGAACGATAA
- a CDS encoding class III extradiol ring-cleavage dioxygenase yields MNDSHRILYISHGGGPMPILGDEGHKEMVDNLRHLAATMPKPSGILLVSAHWEEAHPTVTVGPTPPLYFDYYGFPQESYELTYSAPGFDALSEKVRSTLGHAGIECGFEAERGFDHALFIPLMLMYPEADIPCVEISLMKGLDPAAHIAFGEALSGIQQENLLIIGSGFSFHNMKAFFTPDTDETRDWNRAFDDWLVETCSDPNLSESDRRQRLIEWEKAPQARYCHPREEHLLPLHVCYGAAGQACSKAFRMEIINKHASAFRW; encoded by the coding sequence ATGAACGACAGCCACAGAATTCTGTATATATCCCATGGCGGCGGCCCCATGCCCATATTGGGCGACGAAGGGCACAAGGAGATGGTCGACAACCTGCGCCATCTGGCCGCAACCATGCCCAAGCCATCAGGCATACTCCTCGTCAGCGCCCACTGGGAGGAAGCACATCCCACGGTTACGGTCGGTCCGACGCCTCCACTGTACTTCGACTATTACGGGTTCCCGCAGGAATCCTATGAGCTGACCTACTCGGCACCGGGATTTGACGCGCTGTCCGAAAAAGTGCGCAGCACTCTGGGCCACGCTGGTATCGAATGCGGATTCGAGGCCGAACGGGGCTTTGATCACGCGCTCTTCATTCCGCTCATGCTCATGTATCCCGAGGCAGATATCCCCTGTGTTGAGATATCTCTCATGAAGGGCCTCGACCCCGCCGCTCATATAGCCTTCGGCGAAGCCTTGTCAGGGATACAACAGGAAAATCTGCTCATCATCGGTTCAGGATTTTCATTCCATAATATGAAGGCATTCTTCACGCCTGATACAGATGAAACCCGAGACTGGAACCGCGCCTTTGACGACTGGCTGGTCGAAACCTGCTCCGACCCGAATCTTTCGGAATCAGACCGTCGTCAACGTTTGATCGAATGGGAGAAAGCCCCTCAGGCGCGCTACTGTCACCCCAGAGAAGAGCACCTGCTCCCGCTACACGTCTGCTACGGCGCGGCAGGTCAGGCATGCTCCAAAGCCTTCAGGATGGAGATCATCAACAAGCATGCAAGTGCCTTCAGGTGGTAG
- a CDS encoding DUF190 domain-containing protein, protein MQGYFITLFTQQNRKHEGIPLAKWIIEEAKKLGIGGATLFSGKEGFGHDGRFHSDNYFDLEDPPLQVAMALTPEECDKLIHRIEESQVRIFYTKSPIEFGFTANNSSAN, encoded by the coding sequence GTGCAAGGATATTTCATCACACTATTCACCCAACAGAACCGGAAACACGAAGGCATTCCGTTAGCCAAATGGATAATTGAAGAAGCCAAGAAGCTGGGAATAGGGGGAGCTACACTCTTTTCCGGCAAGGAAGGGTTCGGCCATGACGGGCGCTTTCATTCAGATAACTACTTCGACCTCGAAGATCCGCCCCTGCAAGTGGCCATGGCCCTGACGCCGGAGGAATGCGACAAACTGATACATCGGATCGAGGAAAGTCAGGTCAGGATATTTTACACCAAGTCGCCAATCGAGTTCGGCTTTACCGCGAACAACTCATCCGCAAACTGA
- a CDS encoding zinc ribbon domain-containing protein YjdM — protein sequence MDNIPNCPKCNCEYVYHDGTMFVCPECSHEFQAEDVAEKVYKDANGNVLVDGDTVVVIQDLKFKGGGGPIKKGTKVKNIRLVEPDDGVHDISCKIPGFGSMMLKTSVVKKG from the coding sequence ATGGATAATATACCGAATTGCCCCAAATGTAATTGTGAATACGTCTATCACGACGGAACCATGTTCGTCTGTCCGGAGTGCAGCCATGAATTTCAGGCCGAAGATGTGGCCGAGAAGGTCTACAAGGACGCGAACGGCAATGTGCTGGTTGATGGCGATACCGTTGTCGTCATTCAGGATCTGAAGTTCAAAGGCGGAGGCGGCCCCATCAAGAAGGGCACCAAGGTCAAGAATATCCGTTTGGTCGAGCCCGATGACGGTGTCCACGACATCTCCTGCAAGATCCCCGGATTCGGTTCGATGATGCTCAAGACTTCTGTTGTGAAGAAAGGCTAG
- the ablA gene encoding lysine 2,3-aminomutase, with the protein MPIFTEHQQEVAETLRDTASKSDWTDWKWHIRHSIKTVDDFERVLGITFPEKKKQIFERTVRKFPLSVTPYYLSLIDVDDYENDPVFLQSFPSPEELKIGRYDMADPLHEDEDSPAPGITHRYPDRVLFHISNTCSMYCRHCTRKRKVGDVDSTPSRIDLEQGLEYIRNNPQVRDVLLSGGDPLMLSDEKLDWILTKVREIEHVEVVRIGTRMPVVLPYRITHDLVNMLKKHHPLWINTHFNHPRELTASSRRALKRLADAGIPLGNQSVLLSGVNDCQRLFKTLNQKLVKNRVRPYYMYQCDLSEGLTHFRTPIGKGIEIIESLRGHTSGFSVPTYVVDAPGGGGKIPVMPNYIVSWGPNKVVLRNYEGVITTYNEPSSYEPNYCDRECSTCNLQLKENDAEEKAIGIEKLLSDWDDTTSLTPENNERLERREDAA; encoded by the coding sequence TTGCCAATATTCACAGAACACCAGCAAGAGGTCGCGGAGACGCTGCGGGATACTGCCTCCAAGTCGGACTGGACCGACTGGAAATGGCACATCCGCCACTCCATCAAAACCGTGGACGACTTTGAACGCGTTCTCGGCATCACCTTCCCGGAAAAGAAAAAACAGATCTTCGAGCGAACCGTCCGCAAGTTTCCGCTCTCCGTCACCCCATACTACCTTTCGCTCATTGATGTGGACGACTATGAAAATGACCCTGTGTTCCTGCAGTCCTTCCCGTCGCCTGAAGAGTTGAAGATCGGCCGATACGACATGGCCGACCCGCTGCACGAGGATGAAGACAGTCCTGCTCCCGGCATCACGCACCGATACCCGGACCGCGTCCTGTTCCACATAAGCAACACCTGCTCCATGTATTGCAGGCACTGCACCCGCAAACGCAAAGTCGGGGATGTCGACTCTACCCCGTCACGCATCGACCTTGAGCAAGGTCTCGAATACATCCGTAACAATCCTCAGGTACGGGACGTACTGCTTTCCGGCGGCGACCCGCTCATGCTTTCCGACGAAAAGCTTGATTGGATTCTGACCAAGGTCCGCGAAATCGAACACGTCGAGGTTGTCAGGATCGGTACCCGCATGCCTGTGGTATTGCCGTACCGCATCACCCACGATCTGGTTAATATGCTCAAGAAGCATCATCCTCTCTGGATCAACACGCATTTCAACCACCCCCGGGAACTGACGGCATCTTCCCGGCGAGCCCTGAAGCGACTGGCTGACGCAGGCATTCCGCTGGGTAACCAGAGTGTTCTTCTTTCCGGCGTCAACGATTGCCAGCGACTATTCAAGACGCTGAACCAGAAGCTCGTGAAAAATCGGGTACGCCCTTATTACATGTACCAATGCGACCTCTCCGAAGGCCTGACCCACTTCCGCACGCCCATCGGCAAGGGCATTGAAATCATTGAGAGCCTTCGAGGGCACACCAGCGGATTCTCTGTTCCCACGTATGTTGTCGATGCTCCCGGTGGCGGCGGAAAAATCCCGGTCATGCCGAACTACATCGTATCCTGGGGACCGAACAAGGTTGTCCTGAGAAACTACGAAGGCGTCATTACCACATACAACGAACCGTCCTCATACGAGCCCAACTACTGCGACCGGGAATGTTCAACCTGCAACCTCCAACTCAAGGAAAACGACGCCGAAGAAAAGGCTATCGGCATCGAGAAACTCCTGTCTGATTGGGATGACACAACGAGTCTTACTCCGGAAAACAATGAGCGCCTCGAAAGGAGAGAGGATGCAGCCTGA
- the ablB gene encoding putative beta-lysine N-acetyltransferase codes for MQPDSIIHVGNSVVQHGPSNDRVYLMKLDPDDLPEIAHEIYELGRQNGYTKLFAKVPAYATSHFASLGFVDEARVPLMHKGECAGYFMSKYMDQRRSIPENMERISKVLEQAERKATTSQRASGENEVVRLRLGNLDELAALYSTVFKTYPFPVHDVEFLKESMLADTAFFGVFSDTKLVAAASMEMDMEWQCAEMTDFATLPEYRGKGAAGQLLTSMENAAGDLDINTVYTIARAESFGMNIVFSRAGYSFGGTLHNNTQIAGKLESMNVWFKQVGTR; via the coding sequence ATGCAGCCTGATAGTATCATCCATGTAGGCAATTCAGTAGTGCAGCACGGTCCTTCCAATGACCGTGTCTATCTCATGAAGCTTGACCCTGATGACCTGCCTGAGATCGCCCACGAGATTTACGAACTGGGTAGGCAAAATGGCTACACCAAACTCTTTGCCAAGGTTCCAGCCTATGCAACGTCGCATTTCGCTTCGCTGGGATTTGTAGACGAAGCCCGGGTTCCACTCATGCACAAAGGAGAATGCGCCGGGTATTTCATGAGCAAGTACATGGATCAACGCAGGTCCATACCCGAGAACATGGAACGCATATCCAAGGTGCTGGAACAAGCGGAGCGCAAAGCCACAACCTCACAGAGGGCATCCGGCGAGAACGAAGTCGTCAGATTGCGTCTTGGCAATCTCGATGAATTGGCAGCACTGTATTCAACGGTTTTCAAGACCTATCCGTTCCCGGTTCACGATGTGGAATTCCTCAAGGAATCCATGCTGGCCGACACGGCCTTCTTCGGCGTGTTTTCGGACACCAAGCTTGTAGCCGCTGCGTCCATGGAAATGGACATGGAGTGGCAATGCGCAGAGATGACCGACTTCGCAACCCTCCCCGAATACCGAGGAAAGGGTGCTGCGGGGCAATTACTTACGAGCATGGAGAACGCGGCAGGCGATCTTGATATCAACACTGTCTACACCATTGCCCGGGCTGAGAGCTTCGGCATGAACATCGTCTTTTCCCGGGCGGGATACAGTTTTGGCGGAACCCTTCACAACAACACTCAGATAGCAGGCAAATTGGAGAGCATGAATGTCTGGTTCAAGCAGGTCGGAACTCGGTAA
- a CDS encoding DUF554 domain-containing protein translates to MIGPFVNGTALFVGSVAGALIGSKLNANIRSQMPMVFGCASMGLGVAMIVKVKFLAPVVLALVVGSLIGEIIGLETLIQKFAGKARSLIAKIAPANDDLDQDEFLDKFVAILVLFCLSGTGVYGSMTEGMTGDPTLLIVKSILDLFTAPIFASTMGLSVAVLVVPQFTVQSLLYFGASLILPLTTPDMLADFSACGGIIMLATGFRICGIKQFPVASMIPALIAVMPMSWAWATYL, encoded by the coding sequence ATGATAGGTCCTTTTGTTAATGGAACAGCACTGTTCGTCGGCAGTGTTGCCGGGGCGCTTATTGGCTCGAAACTCAATGCCAACATCCGATCGCAAATGCCCATGGTCTTCGGATGTGCCTCCATGGGCCTCGGCGTTGCCATGATCGTGAAGGTCAAATTTCTCGCACCAGTGGTCCTAGCCCTGGTGGTAGGCTCGCTCATTGGCGAAATCATCGGACTGGAAACTCTTATCCAGAAATTTGCCGGGAAAGCGCGAAGCCTGATCGCCAAAATCGCCCCGGCTAATGACGACCTCGATCAAGACGAATTCCTGGATAAATTTGTCGCTATTCTGGTGCTGTTCTGTTTGAGCGGCACGGGCGTATACGGGTCCATGACTGAAGGAATGACAGGCGACCCCACCCTGCTCATAGTCAAGTCGATCCTTGACCTGTTTACGGCTCCCATTTTCGCATCGACCATGGGGCTGTCCGTGGCAGTATTGGTCGTCCCTCAGTTCACTGTTCAATCCCTGCTCTACTTCGGTGCCTCGCTCATCCTGCCTCTGACAACCCCTGACATGCTGGCGGACTTTTCGGCATGCGGCGGCATCATCATGCTCGCTACCGGCTTCCGGATCTGCGGGATCAAACAATTCCCTGTCGCCAGCATGATTCCGGCCCTGATAGCCGTCATGCCGATGTCATGGGCATGGGCCACCTATCTGTAG
- a CDS encoding amino acid ABC transporter permease — translation MYFDFTVLTKYLPFFLPAAWMTIKITTLGILLGLGLGLGTAFLRISQKRLFSLPARAYIYIIRGTPLLLQLLFIYFGLRSVAGFDALTSATLALGIHNGAYIAEIFRGAITSISDGQMEAARSLGMPYSRAMIRIILPQAFKRAIPSLGNQFIIALKDSSLASTITINELLLKSQQLASSNFMMMEMLFIAALFYLLYTAIFSKTFRFIEARLDVGGAQA, via the coding sequence ATGTACTTCGATTTTACAGTACTCACGAAATACCTTCCCTTCTTCCTGCCTGCAGCATGGATGACCATCAAGATAACCACGCTGGGAATCCTGCTTGGTCTGGGATTGGGCCTGGGTACAGCTTTCCTTCGCATATCGCAGAAGCGCCTGTTCTCCCTCCCGGCGCGTGCCTATATCTACATCATCCGTGGCACACCGCTGCTGCTCCAGCTGCTGTTCATCTATTTCGGTTTACGCAGCGTTGCGGGGTTCGACGCGCTGACCTCTGCAACCCTTGCACTGGGTATCCACAACGGCGCATACATCGCCGAGATTTTCCGAGGCGCCATCACCTCTATCTCCGACGGACAAATGGAAGCCGCACGCAGCCTTGGGATGCCATACAGCCGCGCCATGATTCGTATCATCCTGCCGCAGGCGTTCAAACGAGCGATTCCGTCTCTCGGTAACCAGTTCATCATCGCCCTGAAGGACTCTTCGCTGGCCAGTACCATCACCATCAACGAGTTGCTGCTCAAATCTCAACAGCTCGCTTCCTCAAACTTCATGATGATGGAGATGCTGTTCATCGCAGCGCTGTTCTACCTTCTTTACACGGCTATTTTCAGCAAAACCTTCCGCTTCATCGAAGCACGACTCGATGTGGGCGGGGCACAGGCATAA
- a CDS encoding Crp/Fnr family transcriptional regulator: protein MEDETTRQIIETLQKDVNLNKAAPVALEELAQSVTRRNFDKGEYVFRTGDDADHYYLVESGRVFLSRESATGKAFTFLIAERGTPLNAVTCFKKRTRFFSARVADSATLLTIPCLTFRQWVHSNPDVAIGIINTMGELLDGAYTRILDMIDGSAEERILNALSMLSSRIGPDLPLTNADVAELVGTSRETAARVVSRLQEYGLITKSRGVIRIIDKSRIDDSSTSPFFII from the coding sequence ATGGAAGACGAGACCACACGCCAAATAATCGAGACGCTGCAAAAGGACGTCAATCTCAACAAGGCAGCCCCGGTCGCTTTGGAAGAGCTGGCGCAAAGCGTAACCCGCCGCAACTTCGACAAAGGGGAATACGTCTTTCGAACCGGCGACGATGCGGACCACTACTATCTGGTGGAAAGCGGACGCGTCTTCCTGTCCCGGGAATCCGCGACAGGCAAAGCCTTCACATTCCTCATCGCCGAGCGGGGGACTCCGCTCAATGCCGTGACTTGTTTCAAGAAGCGCACCCGGTTCTTCTCCGCCCGTGTTGCGGACTCGGCCACACTGCTTACGATTCCCTGTCTGACTTTCAGACAATGGGTACACAGCAATCCTGACGTGGCCATCGGCATCATCAATACCATGGGTGAGTTGCTGGACGGAGCCTACACCCGCATCCTCGACATGATCGACGGCAGCGCGGAAGAGCGGATTCTCAACGCACTGAGCATGCTCTCTTCCCGCATTGGCCCTGACCTGCCTTTGACCAATGCCGATGTCGCGGAACTCGTTGGCACATCTCGAGAAACCGCAGCGCGGGTTGTCTCCCGGTTGCAGGAGTACGGACTCATCACCAAGTCCCGCGGCGTAATACGGATCATCGACAAATCCCGAATCGATGATTCTTCCACAAGCCCCTTCTTCATTATCTGA
- a CDS encoding ABC transporter substrate-binding protein, with product MKMIRFSLATLAVTLFVLMLAGCSEEQKDSLARVTEAGEISFAMSGGYPPFNFYNDNNELVGFDVDVANEVAARIGVKLKPVTTEWSGIIEGLRSGAYDGILGSMAVTEQRLQVVNFSTPYYYSGAQLLVKKDAPYSTPTQLKGKTIGVVTGTTFAQDAEKLGAGDVKLYKDDTHTLTELNSGVVDGVITDRVVGVNAMNSGKFDITLLGMPLRGEDIAVAFRKGDDSLLKKVNEVLTSMHQDGTLTKLSQKWLNTDITVQ from the coding sequence ATGAAGATGATTCGTTTTTCACTGGCCACACTCGCGGTCACGTTATTTGTACTTATGCTCGCAGGCTGCTCGGAAGAGCAGAAGGACTCACTCGCAAGAGTCACCGAAGCTGGTGAAATCAGTTTCGCCATGAGCGGAGGCTATCCCCCATTCAACTTTTACAACGACAACAATGAGCTGGTCGGTTTCGACGTTGATGTGGCCAATGAAGTCGCCGCACGGATTGGCGTAAAGCTCAAGCCCGTCACCACTGAGTGGAGCGGGATCATCGAAGGGCTTCGTTCTGGAGCATATGACGGGATCCTCGGCAGCATGGCTGTGACAGAGCAGCGACTGCAGGTCGTCAACTTTTCCACCCCGTACTATTACTCGGGCGCACAGCTCCTCGTGAAGAAGGACGCCCCCTACTCGACCCCGACCCAATTGAAGGGGAAAACCATAGGCGTCGTAACCGGTACCACTTTTGCCCAAGACGCTGAAAAGCTCGGTGCAGGTGATGTGAAGCTCTACAAAGACGATACGCACACCCTGACCGAACTGAACAGCGGCGTGGTAGATGGCGTTATTACTGATCGTGTAGTGGGCGTGAATGCCATGAACAGCGGCAAGTTCGATATCACCCTGCTAGGCATGCCGCTTCGCGGCGAAGACATCGCCGTAGCCTTTCGCAAAGGCGATGATTCACTGCTCAAAAAGGTCAACGAAGTCCTGACCAGCATGCATCAGGACGGCACGCTTACCAAGCTGAGCCAGAAATGGCTCAACACCGACATTACCGTTCAGTAA